DNA from Gemmatimonadota bacterium:
GCGGGGCCCGGCACCGGAAAGACCCACACACTGACCCACCGCATGGCGTACCTGGCGCGTCACGAAACCACGCCCGGCCGCATGCTGGCCGTGACCTTCACCAACAAGGCCGCCGGAGAGCTGAAGGCGCGACTGGGCGCTCTGCTCGACGGACAGACCGGCACGGCCGCCATGGTCGGCACTTTCCACGGGATCTGTCTGGCCCTGATGCGCCAGTGGTCCCGCCATGCGAGCATCCCCTTCAGCCTGAGCGTGGCGACGCCCGACGACCAGGAGCGGCTGGCCCGCGCGCAGTGGCCGCTGGACAACGCCGTGCAGCTGAGAAGGCGGCTGGAGGAGGTCGCCCGATGGAAGGCGTCGGGCCGAAGCGGTGAAATCCCGGAAGCGGTGTCGGCGTACACCCGGCTTCTGCGCCGGCATGGGCTCCTTGATTTCGACGACGTCATTCTGGAAACCACCAAGCTCCTGAGGTCGGACGAGCGGTTCAGGCAGAATGTGCACGAGCGGTTCCACTACGTTCTCGTGGACGAGTACCAGGACATCAACCCGGCCCAGCACGACCTGCTGAAGATCCTGGTGGAAGGCGGCGCGCGGATGACCGCCATCGGCGATCCCAACCAGGCGATCTATGGTTTTCGCGGAGCGGACACCCGCTACTTCCACTCCTTCGAGGAAGATTTCCCAGGAGCTGAGGTTCGGTACCTCAGCGAGAACTACCGATCCGCGGCTAACTTGCTCGATGCCTCGTCCCAGGTCATGCGGGCTTCCGGCGCTTCCACGGCGCCGCCGCCGGTCGCCGCGCTCTATGTCCAGGGACGCCTGGTCATCCGGGAGACCCGTTCGGACCGGGCTGAAGCCGAATACGTCGTGCACCAGATCGAACGGATGGTGGGCGGCACCAGCCATTTCTCCCAGGACTCGGGGCGGCTGGAACACGGGGCGGACCCGGGCGAGGAGCGATCCTTCGGCGACATCGCCGTACTGTACCGCGTGAACAGTCAGCATACCGCCCTGGTGGAAGCCTTTGAACGCAGCGGAATACCGTACCGCGTAGCGGGGGATACGTCCCTTATCAACAGGCCGGGCGTGCAGGAGATCGTTACCCTGCTTCAACTGGGCGACGGACGGACCGTCACCACCGGCTCGGCGCTGCGGTGCCTGTCTTCGACGATCGACGGGCTGGGGGACCGGACCGTGGAACTCATCGAGGAACTCTGGAAAAAGCGCAACCAGATCACGATCGACCACGTGAGAGAACTGATGGATCATCCCCGCCTGCTCATGAAGCGATCCAGGAACGGCGTGGAAGCCCTGTTGAGTGACCTGAAGACGATCAATACCGACCTGGAGAAGCGGACGGCGGGCCACATATTGGAGAACCTGGCGCGCTCTTCCATCTGGGACAAGCTGAAGTGGCGTTATCCCAGGGCGGATGACAGCCTGCGCGAGCTCGCCCGGTACGCACGAATCGAAACGGAATTGCCGGTCATGCTCGACAAGCTGCTGCTCAGCCAGGAGTACGACGCTTTCGGCGAAGCGTCGGAGCATGTGAACCTCATGACCCTGCACGCGGCCAAGGGACTCGAATTCCCGGTCGTCTTCGTAGTGGGGTGTGAAGACGGTTTGGTGCCCCTGCAACACGGAGGCGAGGCGTCGAACGTGGACGAGGAGCGCCGCCTGTTCTACGTGGCCATGACCCGTGCGAAAGAACACCTTTACCTGGTTCGGTCCGGGAAGCGCATGCTGTTCGGCGAGGTGCGTGCCACCCGGCCGTCACCCTTCCTGACCGACATTGAAGAACAGTTGAAGCAGTACGACCGTCCGCAAGGTCCGCACAGACCGGACCGGCGGCGGAAAAAGGCTAAATCCAAACCGACCAACCAGTTGAGCCTGTTCGGCTAGAACGGTCCTCCGCGCAACCCGGAAGGGTCCGTTTATTGTGAAAGGAGATCCCCATGTTCAATGCGAAGCGCATCGTGCCGATCGCGATCATCACGGCACTGTTCGCCTTTACCATGTATACCGTGGCCCGGTCCGGCGGCGAACCCGCGGCGCGGTCAGGGGAGACCATGAAGGCCGGACAGACCGGCGAGGCCGGACAGGCCAGGCAGACAGGGCAGACCATGCGGTCCGGCGAAATCGCGCTGGCGACCTTTGCCGGGGGCTGTTTCTGGTGCATGGAGCCGCCCTACGACGAATTGGATGGCGTCATTTCGACCATCGCGGGTTATATCGGCGGAACAACGCCAAATCCCACTTACGGGCAGGTAACCACCGGCCGTACGGGACACACCGAAGCCATGGAGGTCCGTTACGACCCGTCGAAGATTACCTACCAGGAACTGCTGGACGTCTTCTGGGTGAACATCGATCCCACGGTGGACGACCGTCAGTTCTGTGACAGGGGCGACCAGTACCGTGCCGGGATCTTCTATCACGACGCCGAACAGAAAGCGCTGGCCGAGGCATCCAGGCAGAAGATCATCGATTCCGGCCGGTTCGACCGCGTGGTGACCGAGGTCACCCCGGCGTCGACGTTTTACCGGGCCGAAGAATACCATCAGGATTACTACATCAAGAACCCGTTGCGGTACAAGTTTTACCGGTACAACTGCGGCCGTGACCGCCGCCTTGAGGAACTGTGGGGCGACTGACGGGATCATCCGCGACGGACCCGGCGACCGGACATACGCACCCGGCGACCGGACATACGCACCGATAACCAATTGGAGACCTTGCATGGCTGATCTGGAAAACCTGATAAAGACCACACTGAGTGAAATGAGGGAGATGACCCGGGCGCAGTCCGTCGTCGGCGATCCCGTGGAGGTCGGGGAGACTACGGTCGTCCCCCTGGTCCGGCTCGGTTACGGCTTCGGCGGCGGTGGAATGTCGGGGAAGGAAGGGGACCGGGGCGGCAGCGGCGGCGGCGGCGGCGTACAACCGGTGGGCGTGTTGGTCGTCAGGGACGGTGAAGTCCGTCTGGAGCGCATGGCGGGCCAGTCCGGGTTCTCCTCGGCCACGAACTCGATGGCGGATCTCGTGAAGTCGGTGCTGGACCGGTGGCTGAAACACCGATCGGAAAAGAAAGCTGAACCTTGATCCCTAACTTCGAACCCTATCTGCTCATACCCGTCGCCCTCCTGCTCTCGGTGTTGATGCTACTGGCGGTTCCCGTGACGATCACCTTCTCGGTCGTTCGCCGGGAGGGTTTCTCGGGCAGGATCACGTTCGGGTGGCTGTTCGGACTGTTCCGCATCACCCCTTCCCTATCGACCGGCGCCGGCCGAAAACGAAAGCGCAGGCGTCCGGTCCGCGCGGCGGCTGAATCGGCCGAATCAGGTAGAGCGGACGAACCAGGCGGACCGGAGGCCCCGTCCGCGAGCACCTCGGCCGACGGAAAGGCCGATGGAAAACGTGCTCCGTGGGAACGCTTGCGCCGGGTACTGAAGACGAGGGGATTCGTCCGGGGTATGCTGATATTCCTGCGTGATATGGCCAGGTGCGTGCGTTTCGTGTCCCTGCACGTCGCGGGCCGTTTCGGGCTGGACAATCCCTGTGACACGGGCCGCCTCTGGGGCACTTTCTGCGCCCTTACCGGACTCCTCCACGGCACCGAGCGCGTGCGGCTGCGGGTCGAACCCGATTTCGACGAGGCGGTCTTCGAACTGGACGGCCGGGGCGAGATCCGCATCATCCCAGTCGCCCTGTTCCTTCCCTTCATTCGGTTCTTCCTTGCGCCCGCCACGCTGCGCGCGGCCTGGTCGGCGGCCAGGCGGACCGGGCGGACCGGGCGGACCAGGCGGACAGGGCGGACAGGGCGGTCCGGGTAACGCCAGCCGCCTGGTCGGCGTCCGGCCAGACCCGGTAACGCCAGGCCATCCACCGATCAAAGTCAGGAGCATGCATGTCATCGTCTCTTCGCAGCGCCCACTGGTTCGGCCCCAGAGACAAAGTGGGGTTCATTCATCGAAGCTGGATGAAGAACCAGGGGCTTCCGGACCATGTCTTCGACGGCCGGCCCGTCATCGGCATCTGCAACACCTGGTCGGAACTGACGCCGTGCAATGCCCATTTCCGTACCATCGCGGAGCGGGTACGCCGGGGTGTCTACGAAGCAGGCGGGTTCCCGGTGGAGTTTCCCGTCATGTCCCTGGGCGAGCCCCTCATGCGGCCCACCACCATGCTCTTCCGCAACCTGGTCAGCATGGACGTCGAAGAGACCATCCGAGCCAATCCCCTCGACGGGGTCATCCTGCTCGTCGGTTGCGACAAGACCACCCCGGCCCTGCTCATGGGCGCGGCGAGCTGCGACCTGCCCACGCTGGCCATCTCGGGCGGGCCCATGCTCAACGGCCGGTTCAGGGGACGGAATATCGGGTCCGGTACGGACGTCTACAAGTTCAGCGACGAGGTGCGCGCCGGGACGATGAGCGAGGAGGAGTTCCTCGAAGCGGAATCCTGCATGAACCGGTCCACGGGACACTGTATGACCATGGGCACGGCCTCCACCATGGCCAGCGTCGTGGAGGCGCTGGGCCTGGGCATGCCCGGCAACGCCGCCATCCCCGCGGCCGACGCCCGGCGGATGAAGCTGGCCCACGAAGCGGGCTCGCGCGTGGTGGAGATGGTCCGGGAGGATCTGCGCATGTCCCGCATCGTCACGCGCAAGGCCCTGGAAAACGCCATCCGGGTCGTCGGAGCCGTCGGGGGTTCCACCAATTCGGTCGTGCACCTGCTGGCCATCGCGGGCCGCCTCGGCGTCGATCTCTCTCTGCAGGACTGGGACAAACTGGGTTGCGACATCCCGTGCATCGTGAACCTGATGCCGTCGGGGCAGTACCTGATGGAAGATTTCTACTACGCGGGCGGATTGCCGGCCGTGATCCGCGAACTGGGCGACCTGATCCATCGCGACGCCCGGACCGTGAACGGCAGGACCATAGGGGAGAACACGGCGGGCGCACCCTGTCACGACCGGGACGTGATCCGGACGCTGGACGCTCCATTGGCTCCGACCGGAGGACTCGCCGTGCTCCGGGGCAACCTGTGTCCCGACGGCGCCATCATCAAGCCCTCGGCGGCGTCGCCCGGACTGATGCGGCACCGCGGCCGCGCCGTGGTATTCGAAAACATCGAAGACCTCCACGACCGTATCGACGATCCGGAACTGGACGTGGAAGCGGATGACGTCCTGGTGCTTAAAAACTGCGGACCGAAGGGATATCCGGGCATGGCCGAAGTGGGGAACATGCCCCTGCCGTCGAAACTGCTGCAACGGGGCGTCACGGACATGGTCCGCATATCCGACGCGCGCATGAGCGGCACGGCCTTCGGCACCGTCGTACTCCACACGGCGCCGGAAGCCGCCGCGGGCGGCACGCTGGCCCTCGTTCAGGACGGCGACATGATCGCGCTGGACGTCGAACGGCGCCGCCTCGAACTCGAAGTGCCCGATGATGAACTGGCCCGGAGGCGTGCCCGCTGGTCCCCTCCGGTACCCGTGATGGACCGGGGATACTGCCGGTTGTACGTGGACCACGTGCTCCAGGCCGACCGCGGCGTGGACTTCGATTTCCTGGTCGGCGGAAGCGGCGCGCCGGTGGCCAGGGATTCGCATTAGCGCTTCAGCTTCAGGGAGGCGGATATGCTCAAGGTGCCGGACGAGGCCCCTTCATACTTCGCTGAGAATGGTTTTCTCCTCGTCGAATCCGTATTCACGGTGGAAGAGATGGCGGCCTGCAAGACCGCGGCGAAGGAGCTGGTGCAAAACACCTCGGGGCCGTCGGGCGTTCACGTGTGGATGTGCGACACCATCCCGCCCCTCTTCGCGTCGATTTCCTGCGACCCCCGGATGGCGGCCATCCTGCGGCCGCTGATCGGCCGCGCATCGAGTTCCTCAGCGCAAAGCCCGTGTTCAAGTCCTCGTCGGTCCACTTCGCTTCGCCCTGGCACCAGGACCAGGCGTACTGGGGCGGCGCGACCAAGTGGTCCGCCTGGATCGCGCTCGAAGACGCGAACGCGGAAAACGGCTGCCTGCGGGTTATTCCCGGCTCCCATCGGCATCAACGGGATCATGCGTCCGTGCGGGACGCAAGGGGGTTCACGAACCGCGTCCCGGACGACGAACTCGAGGGCGAAACGATCATCGAAGTGGAAATGAAACAGGGGGACGTGCTGGTGTTTCACGACCGGCTGCTGCACAGTTCCCATCCGAACCGGTCCGGCCGGGAACGCTGGTCCTTCATCCCCACCTACCGGAACGCGGATGTGCCCGATACATCGACGGTA
Protein-coding regions in this window:
- a CDS encoding AAA family ATPase; translated protein: MPFHADLHLHSHYSRATSKNLNLEHLYKWAQLKGIRVVGTGDFVHPGWMDELEEKLQPAEEGLFRLKPEFERTMDGQVPAACRAPVRFMLTVEISNIYKRLGRVRKVHNIILAPGFEAAKSLQARLGAIGNIRSDGRPILGLDSRDLLEITLETDPMACLIPAHVWTPWFSALGSRGGFDRISDCYGDLTEHIFAVETGLSSDPLMNWRLEQLDPYVLVSNSDAHSPGKLGRETTLFDTSCDYPAIYSALSDPEDEGLTGTVEFYPEEGKYHYDGHRKCERRMHPRETIDGKGLCPDCGKPVTVGVMARVEALADREEGKKPPRARHFFSVIPLPEIIGEAKQVGPATKTVDTVYQAIVSRLGSELDILLDIPEDDIAQVGGTLIAEGIRRMRIGEVDILPGYDGDYGVIKLFNPEDRLGADTQIALLEDLPVKEKKRVRADPVPDDTPEMEEEDTPVVAETSPVSTNGKAEVEVPAPTVPKTTASADPAETGPDGVGPVETNPDAASPVEADPAETGPDGAGPSVAVLEALDAPEDATSMSGPLNEDQQKAVTHREGHLLIVAGPGTGKTHTLTHRMAYLARHETTPGRMLAVTFTNKAAGELKARLGALLDGQTGTAAMVGTFHGICLALMRQWSRHASIPFSLSVATPDDQERLARAQWPLDNAVQLRRRLEEVARWKASGRSGEIPEAVSAYTRLLRRHGLLDFDDVILETTKLLRSDERFRQNVHERFHYVLVDEYQDINPAQHDLLKILVEGGARMTAIGDPNQAIYGFRGADTRYFHSFEEDFPGAEVRYLSENYRSAANLLDASSQVMRASGASTAPPPVAALYVQGRLVIRETRSDRAEAEYVVHQIERMVGGTSHFSQDSGRLEHGADPGEERSFGDIAVLYRVNSQHTALVEAFERSGIPYRVAGDTSLINRPGVQEIVTLLQLGDGRTVTTGSALRCLSSTIDGLGDRTVELIEELWKKRNQITIDHVRELMDHPRLLMKRSRNGVEALLSDLKTINTDLEKRTAGHILENLARSSIWDKLKWRYPRADDSLRELARYARIETELPVMLDKLLLSQEYDAFGEASEHVNLMTLHAAKGLEFPVVFVVGCEDGLVPLQHGGEASNVDEERRLFYVAMTRAKEHLYLVRSGKRMLFGEVRATRPSPFLTDIEEQLKQYDRPQGPHRPDRRRKKAKSKPTNQLSLFG
- the msrA gene encoding peptide-methionine (S)-S-oxide reductase MsrA, translated to MKAGQTGEAGQARQTGQTMRSGEIALATFAGGCFWCMEPPYDELDGVISTIAGYIGGTTPNPTYGQVTTGRTGHTEAMEVRYDPSKITYQELLDVFWVNIDPTVDDRQFCDRGDQYRAGIFYHDAEQKALAEASRQKIIDSGRFDRVVTEVTPASTFYRAEEYHQDYYIKNPLRYKFYRYNCGRDRRLEELWGD
- a CDS encoding DUF2953 domain-containing protein, translated to MIPNFEPYLLIPVALLLSVLMLLAVPVTITFSVVRREGFSGRITFGWLFGLFRITPSLSTGAGRKRKRRRPVRAAAESAESGRADEPGGPEAPSASTSADGKADGKRAPWERLRRVLKTRGFVRGMLIFLRDMARCVRFVSLHVAGRFGLDNPCDTGRLWGTFCALTGLLHGTERVRLRVEPDFDEAVFELDGRGEIRIIPVALFLPFIRFFLAPATLRAAWSAARRTGRTGRTRRTGRTGRSG
- a CDS encoding dihydroxy-acid dehydratase; this encodes MSSSLRSAHWFGPRDKVGFIHRSWMKNQGLPDHVFDGRPVIGICNTWSELTPCNAHFRTIAERVRRGVYEAGGFPVEFPVMSLGEPLMRPTTMLFRNLVSMDVEETIRANPLDGVILLVGCDKTTPALLMGAASCDLPTLAISGGPMLNGRFRGRNIGSGTDVYKFSDEVRAGTMSEEEFLEAESCMNRSTGHCMTMGTASTMASVVEALGLGMPGNAAIPAADARRMKLAHEAGSRVVEMVREDLRMSRIVTRKALENAIRVVGAVGGSTNSVVHLLAIAGRLGVDLSLQDWDKLGCDIPCIVNLMPSGQYLMEDFYYAGGLPAVIRELGDLIHRDARTVNGRTIGENTAGAPCHDRDVIRTLDAPLAPTGGLAVLRGNLCPDGAIIKPSAASPGLMRHRGRAVVFENIEDLHDRIDDPELDVEADDVLVLKNCGPKGYPGMAEVGNMPLPSKLLQRGVTDMVRISDARMSGTAFGTVVLHTAPEAAAGGTLALVQDGDMIALDVERRRLELEVPDDELARRRARWSPPVPVMDRGYCRLYVDHVLQADRGVDFDFLVGGSGAPVARDSH
- a CDS encoding phytanoyl-CoA dioxygenase family protein yields the protein MRIHGGRDGGLQDRGEGAGAKHLGAVGRSRVDVRHHPAPLRVDFLRPPDGGHPAAADRPRIEFLSAKPVFKSSSVHFASPWHQDQAYWGGATKWSAWIALEDANAENGCLRVIPGSHRHQRDHASVRDARGFTNRVPDDELEGETIIEVEMKQGDVLVFHDRLLHSSHPNRSGRERWSFIPTYRNADVPDTSTVWTASKPMDAPGRRA